DNA sequence from the Candidatus Sulfuricurvum sp. RIFRC-1 genome:
GATTCCCCATTCGGACGAGGACGTCCGGGATGGCATTTGGAGTGTTCGGCAATGATTGAGCGCTACGTCCGCCAAGGCGAGGGAAAATATGCAATCGATATCCACGGCGGTGGAGCCGACCTCCTCTTTCCCCACCATGAAAATGAAGCGGCACAGACCCGATGTGCGACAAATCATGAACTCGCACGTTACTGGATGCACAACGGCTTTGTCACCATCGACGGCGAAAAAATGTCGAAGAGTTTGGGAAACAGTTTTTTCCTCAAAGACGCCCTCAAAAGCTACGATGGAGAGGTTCTCCGTTTTTATCTCCTCAGCACCCATTACCGTGGGGATTTTAACTTTAACGAAGAGGATTTGATCGCCTCTAAAAAACGGCTCGATAAACTCTACCGCCTCAAAAAACGGCTTTTCGGACTCACCGCCGAGAGTATCGACACCGAATTTAAAACCTCCCTCCTCAAAGTGCTGGGAGACGATCTCAATGTTTCACAAGGCTATGCCCTCATCGATGAGCTCATCACCTCTGCCAATGAAACACTCGACGCAAATCCAAAAGATAAAGCGTTTCGTCAAAATCTCCTCTCATCTTTATCCACCATAGAAACGGTGTTAGGATTCGGGGGGCAAAATCCGTTCAAATATTTCCAATTCGGATTGGATGATGCTAGCAAAGCGAAAATTGATGATTTGGTAGAAAAACGCTCCGAAGCCAAAAAAGCCAAAGATTTTGCCACTTCCGACGCTGTCCGTGATGAACTCAGTGCAATGGGAATCTCAATCATGGATACCGCGAACGGAACTTTTTGGGAGATACGGGATTGAAATTCAGCGAAATCTATCAACGATACTGGCCCTATATAAAAGGGTATAAATTTCAATACGCGATGGTTCTTATCGGAATACTTCTCACCGTTACCGCCACAGCAGGAACGGCGCATATTATGCAGCCGTTGATGGATAATATGTTCATCAAAAAAGAAGAAAATATGCTCTATATTATTCCTACCCTGCTGGTAGGGATTTACATTATCAAATCCATCGGACGCTATCTTCAATCGGTTTACAATACCTATATCGGAATGCATATTGTCTCTCGTTTACGCGAGAATCTTCTGGACAAAATTGTCCATATGGATATGCAATTTCTCTATACCAATCGCAGCGGAGAACTTATCTCTCGTATCACCAACGATATTGCACGTATTCAGTATTTCGTCTCGACGATGATGCCCGAACTCATCCGCGAAAGCCTCACCGTTATTGCACTGATCGGTTATGTCATTTACCTCAATGCAACACTCGCTTTTTGGGCATTGTTTGTGATGCCCGTAATTATATTTCCTCTCCTGAAAATCACCCGCCGACTTAAACGCCTCTCTCATCGCTCTCAGGAGAAAAATGCTGATTTGATGACTCGATTAACCGAAGTATTTAACAACAGTGAAATTATCAAAGCCAATGCGACCGAAAACTATGAAGTGACACGATTCAAAAATGAAAATGAGCACTTTTTCAAACTCAATATGAAAACCACCTATACCAGTGAATTGGTCTCTCCATTGATGGAAATCATCGCTGCAATCGGTCTGGCTGCCGTAATCTTCATCGGAGGACAACAAGTTTACTCCGGTGCCATGAGCGTCGGAGAATTTACCGCATTTTTAACGGCTATCGGATTGGTTTTTCAACCTCTTCGCCGTGTCAGTGCAATTTACAGCCGCATCCAAGATGCCCAAGCGGCCAGTGAACGGGTATTTCATGTTTTTGATATCGAAAATGAGATCAAGGATGGTTCCATCACACTGGATGAGCCGATTAATTATCTTCAATTTAACAATGTTAGCCTTAACTTCGGGGAAAAAACAGCCCTTTCGCATATCGACCTTACGATAGATCGAGGTCAAACAGTCGCCCTTGTCGGACAAAGCGGCGGAGGGAAAAGCTCTCTCATCAATCTTTTATTGCGTTTTTATGATCCCACCGAGGGGGCTATTTCACTCAATCATCAGAATCTAAAATCGTACACCCAAAATTCTCTGCGTAACCAAATTGCCGCCGTATCACAACGAGTTTATATCCTCCAAGATACTTTAGCGGCTAATGTCGCTTACGGCAGTGAAATTGATGAAGCAAGAGTAAAAGACGCCCTCCGAAAAGCCGATGCTCTCGAGTTTACTTCCGCACTGAGCGAGGGGATCTACACCGTAATGCAAGAGTTCGGTGCCAACCTCTCCGGCGGTCAACGTCAACGTATCGCCATCGCCCGTGCGATCTACAAACACGCATCTCTCCTCATTTTGGATGAAGCGACCAGTGCTCTGGACAACGAAAGTGAAAAACGTATCCAAGGGGCGCTAAACGCTTATGCGCAGGATAAGATAACCCTGATCATCGCCCATCGACTCAGCACGATTGAGCATGCCGATGTTATTTTGTATTTCGAAGAGGGGCAAATTATCGCTCGCGGAACTCACAATGAGCTTCTCGAAACCTCCGAAAGCTACCGTCGTCTTGCGGGAATACTGGGAGAATAATCCCCTATTAATCCTTTTTTGAGTATAATCGCGGCAACTTTAATCACGATGAGGCGGATGGTATGTTTGATTACGAATCTTTAAAACCCTGGCTTTTTAAACTTCAACCCGAAAGCGCTCATACCCTTGCGGCCGGACTCTTATCATCTGCAAGCTATTGTCCCCCTCTCTTTAACGGCTGGATGGCAAAACACTTTGTAAGTCACCCTTCTCTCACCCAAGAGCTTTTCGGACGCACTTTCCTAAACCCTGTGGGTCTTGCTGCAGGATTTGACAAAAATGCGACGATGTTTCACGGTGTCATGTCGATGGGATTCGGTTTCACTGAGATCGGAACCCTTACCCCAAAACCGCAAGAGGGGAATCCACGCCCCCGTTTGTGGAGACATATTGAAGAAGAAAGCCTCCAAAATGCAATGGGATTTAACAATGACGGACTCTTCCGTATTTCTCATCGACTCAAAAACATCTATCCCTTCAGCACCCCTATCGGTGTCAACATCGGTAAAAACAAAATCACCCCCGATGATAAAGCGATCAAAGACTATACCACCCTCATCAAAGCGCTCCACGAGTATGCGGACTATATGGTTATCAATATCTCTTCTCCGAATACTCCGGGGTTACGTGATCTTCAAAACGAAGCATTTATCGCTCAGCTTTTCAGTGAAGCCAAAGCGCTTACCGATAAACCGATATTGCTCAAAATTGCCCCCGATATGAGCGAAGATCAGGCGGTTGCCCTTTGTGTCCACGCGGTGGAAAGCGGAGCCGATGGGATCATCGCGACCAATACGACCATCGATTATTCCCTCGTCTCCGAACCCGAAGATATAGGGGGCCTCAGCGGTGAAGTATTACGTGAACGCAGCTTCTATATTTTTGACGCAATTGCACGTGAGCTTTACGGTAAAACAACGCTGATCAGCGTTGGGGGCATTAGTACTCCGGAAGAGGCTTATCGCCGTATTCGAGCAGGTGCCTCACTCGTCCAAATCTATACCTCATTGATTTTCAAAGGGCCTGAAGTAATTGAAGAGATCAACAGCGGGTTGATCGATCTTTTAGCATCGGATGGTTTTACCTCGATCACTGAAGCAATCGGCGCAGATCGGCAATGAAAATCTTCATTGCAACAATTTTGTCTCTAGGAACCCTCATGGCCTCTTCACTTCCTCAGTATGAAACCAAAACCCTCTCCAATGGATTGCAAGTCGTTGCCATCCCGATGGATAACGGTTCACAGGTTATCTCAACCGATATTTTTTATCAGGTGGGAAGCCGCAATGAAGTAATGGGTAAAAGCGGCATTGCCCATATGCTTGAACACATGAATTTCAAATCGACCAAAAACCTCAAAGCGGGTGAGTTTGACGAAGAGGTCAAAAGTGTCGGAGGGATGAACAACGCATCAACCGGATTTGATTTCACTCATTATTACATCAAATCAAGCAGTGAGAATCTTCCTAAATCTCTTTCTCTGTTTTCAGAATTGATGCAAAATCTTAATCTTAAAGATGAAGAATTCCAGCCAGAGCGCAACGTTGTTGCGGAAGAGCGCCGTTGGAGAACCGATAACAATCCAATGGGTTATCTCTATTTCCGTCTCTTTAACAGTGCCTATGTTTATCACCCCTACCATTGGACGCCGATCGGTTTTATGAATGATATTCAAACCTGGACGTTAGAGGATATTCGCTCTTTTCACAAAACCTACTATCAACCGCGCAATGCCATTTTGATCGTAACAGGCGATATTAAACCCGCTCGTGTTTTTGAAGAGGTACAAAAACAGTTTGGTACGCTCAACAATACCGTTGATATCCCAGAGAAAAAAATTATTGAGCCGGAACAAGACGGTGCACGCCGCGTAGAGATACACAAAGAGAGCGAAGTGGAGATGCTGGCTATCAGCTTTCCTATCCCGAATTTTCAACACGCCGATCAACCGAAACTCTCAGCACTCAGCGAAATGCTCAGTTCGGGCAAAAGCTCACGCCTGAACCGTGTATTGGTCGATGAAAAACGTCTTGTCAATCAAATTTACGCTTACAACATGGAAAATAGTGATCCGGGCGTCTTTTTATTTCTCGCCGTTTGTAATAATGGAATCAAAGCGGAAGAGGTTGAAAAAGAGATTTGGAATGTTATCCGTGGGCTTCAAAAAAAACCGGTGGAAAAAGCAGAACTTGACAAAGTCAAAATCAATACCAAAGCCGATTTTATCTACTCTTTAGAGAGTTCAACATCGGTTGCTGAGTTATTCGGAAGCTACCTCGCTCGCGGTGATATTGCTCCATTGATGCATTATGAGGCTGCGATTGAGGCATTAAACCCTGAAGAGATCCAAAAAGTTGCACAACAATACCTTACCTCTGAAAAATCGACAACGCTAATCCTACGAAAAGGACAAAAATGAATCTAGTAACAGGCTCAACGACAGCCTTGATAACCCCTTTTAAAAACGGAAAACTCGATGAGCAAAAATACGCTGATCTAATCCGAAGACAAATCAAAAATGGGATTAATGCGGTTTGTCCGGTAGGGACAACGGGAGAGAGTGCAACGCTGAGTTACGATGAAGACCGTATCTGCATGGAGATTGCCGTAAGCATCTGCAAAGGGACCAAGACCAAAGTCCTCGCAGGTGCGGGGAGCAACTCCACCGCCGAAGCAATCGAAGCGGCATTAACGGCACAAAAATGTGGTGTCGATGCAATATTCTCCGTCGCACCGTACTACAACAAACCTTCCCAAGAGGGTCTCTATCAGCACTATAAAGCTATCGCCGAATCGGTACCGGAATTGCCGTTTATGCTCTATAACGTTCCGGGACGCACCGTCGTGGACATCAGCGCCGATACCGTTATCCGTCTTTTTGATGATGTGAAAAATATTTACGGAATCAAAGAGGCAACGGGAAGTATTGAGCGTACCATCGAGCTCCTCTCCCGCCGACCTGAGCTTAAAGTCTTCAGCGGAGATGATGCTATCGATTACGCTATTTTAGCTTGTGGAGGAGCGGGGATCACTTCGGTCACCTCTAACCTTCTTCCTGATCTAAAAAGCCAGCTTGTAGCCAAAGCCCTTTCGGGGGATTTGGGTGGAGCTAAAGCACTCAATGATGCATTATTCCCGATCAACAAAGCCCTCTTTTTAGAGTCCAATCCGGTGATGATCAAAGCTGCAATGTACGTTGCTGGGCTAATCGATACGTTAGAGTATCGCCTCCCTCTCGTCGCACCAAGCAGCGCCAATCTAAAACAGCTTGAAAACGTTATGAAAAATTATACTATTGCAGGAGCATAAAGAATGTCAAATATGAAGGGCAAAACACTCGTAATTACGGGAGCAACCAAAGGGATCGGACAAGCCATCGCTGAAAAATTTGCACAACAGGGTGTTAACATCGCATTTACCTACAACTCTAACGGTGAAACAGCCGCTATTTTAGCCCAAGATTGGGAGAGTAAATACGCCATTAAAGCTCGCGCTTATCCTCTCAATATCTTGGAGACCGATGAGTTTAAGCCTCTTTTTGAAGCAATTGATGCCGATTTCGACCGTGTTGACTTTTTTGTTAGTAACGCAATGATCTACGGCCGTCCGGTTGTCGGCGGATACGGTAAGTTTATGCGTCTCAAACCACGCGGTTTGAACAATATCTACACCGCAACCGTCAACGCATTTGTCGTCGGAACCCAAGAAGCGGCAAAACGGATGGAAAAAGTGGGTGGCGGTGCCGTCGTTACGATGTCAAGTACCGGAAACCTAATCTACATTGAAAACTATGCCGGTCACGGAACCAATAAGGCAGCGGTCGAAGCGATGAGCCGTTACGCGGCCGTAGAGCTCGGAGAGATGAACATCCGTGTCAATGCCGTATCCGGCGGACCGATCGATACCGATGCGTTAAAAGCGTTCACTAACTACGAAGAGGTCAAAGCCGAAACCATCAAACGCTCAGCTCTGAATCGTATGGGCAGCCCGAACGACATCGCGGGAGCGGTTTATTTCCTCTGCACCGAAGAAGCGAGCTGGATCACCGGACAAACGATTATCGTTGATGGCGGCACCACGTTTAGATGATTAATATCCCCAATATCTTAGCATTTATCCGCCTTCTCATCGCTCCGGTGATGTTTTGGATCATCCTCAATCCCCAAATGTTCACCGACATGGGATGGCATATCAGTTGGAGCTACTACATCGCTTCATTCTTATTTGTCATCGCGTCGGTAACCGATTTTTTCGACGGTTATGTCGCACGTGAACTCGATCAGATCACCATTGTCGGTCAAATTCTCGATCCACTCGCCGATAAGATGCTCACCCTCGCCGCGTTTTTAGGACTGATGATGAGTGGAGCGGCATCGGCGTGGGCGATCTACATCATCATCGTTCGTGAGCTGTTTATCACCGGGCTTCGTACCCTCTCTGTCTCTGAGGGAATCGATGTCAGCGCATCGATGGCGGGTAAAGTCAAAACTGTCGCTCAGATGATCGCGATCGGATTTTTACTCATGCATTGGCCTTTTGCGAATGTTTTACTCTGGATAGCGGTCACACTTACGATCTATTCGGGAGCTGAATACCTCGTCGGATTTGCTAAAGCCTATAAAGGAAAACTCTAATATGTCTTGGTTAGTAGCTCTTCTCGTCCTCTCTGCCCTCATTTTTTTCCATGAACTCGGGCATTACAGTGCCGCCCGTTTTTTCGGTGTCTACGTCGAAGTCTTCAGCATCGGTTTCGGTAAAAAACTCTTCTCCTTTCAATGGATCGGAACGCAATGGCAAATCTCCGCAATACCCTTAGGCGGTTATGTCAAGATGAAAGGGCAAGATGATTCCGATCCCACTGCCATCAGCAGTGATAATGACAGCTACACTACTAAAAAACCGTGGCAACGGATCATAATCCTACTCGCAGGGCCTCTGGCAAACTTTGCCTTAGCCTGGGTCTTTTTTTATGCCATCGCGTTAGGTGGTCCTCAAGCGCTCTCTCCTGTCATTGGTAAAATTGTTAAAGATTCGCCTGCACAGGAAGCCGGTTTGCTAAACGGGGACAAAGTACTTTCAATTAATGGTGATGCTATTAGTGCATGGGATGAGCTCTCTGAATCGATCAAAACCTCTCAGGGTACAATGACATTGGTGATCGATCGCAACGATAGCCGCCACTTTATCACTCTCACTCCTCGTATTAGCGAGACAACCAATCTTTTCAAAGAAAAAATCCAGCAACGTATGGTTGGTATCGCCCCCGCAGGTGTCACCCATACGCTCGATCTGAGTTTCACCGAAACGCTCTCTTACGCATCCAAACAAACGTATGAGACTTCCTTTCTCATTTTTCAAAGCGTCCAAAAACTCCTCACGGGAGTTGTCCCGGCTAAAGAGGTCGGAGGAGTTGTCAGTATCGTTCAAATCACCGCCGACGCAACGGCGTACGGATGGATGAGTCTCTGTTTCTTTGCCGCTTTGATTTCCGTCAATCTCGGAGTCCTCAATCTCCTCCCTATCCCCGCACTCGATGGTGGGCATATCATGTTTAATCTCTACGAAATGATCCGCCGTAAAGCTCCGAGTGAAGCAGTTATTACCCAACTCACAATCGGAGGATGGGTTATACTGCTCGGACTCATGAGTTTGGGGCTCTATAACGATATTACGAGGTTAATGCAATGACAACTTTGGAGCAAAAACTCTCATTTGACCGCATTATCGAGCGTGTTGAAAAAGCCCGTTTACGGGTAAACGATCATCACATTGTCAAAATTGTTGCCGCCAGCAAATACGTCGATGCGGAGGCGATCCGTAGTCTCTATGCTATCGGGCAAAGAGCTTTTGGAGAAAATAAAGTACAAGACCTCGTGACTAAAAGCGAAGCATTGAATGAACTCCCCATCGAATGGCATTTCATCGGAACGTTGCAAAAAAACAAGATCAACCATCTTCTAAGTGTACGCCCTCACCTGCTCCATTCCATCGATTCGATAGAACTGGCACATGC
Encoded proteins:
- the rseP gene encoding RIP metalloprotease RseP, with translation MSWLVALLVLSALIFFHELGHYSAARFFGVYVEVFSIGFGKKLFSFQWIGTQWQISAIPLGGYVKMKGQDDSDPTAISSDNDSYTTKKPWQRIIILLAGPLANFALAWVFFYAIALGGPQALSPVIGKIVKDSPAQEAGLLNGDKVLSINGDAISAWDELSESIKTSQGTMTLVIDRNDSRHFITLTPRISETTNLFKEKIQQRMVGIAPAGVTHTLDLSFTETLSYASKQTYETSFLIFQSVQKLLTGVVPAKEVGGVVSIVQITADATAYGWMSLCFFAALISVNLGVLNLLPIPALDGGHIMFNLYEMIRRKAPSEAVITQLTIGGWVILLGLMSLGLYNDITRLMQ
- the dapA gene encoding 4-hydroxy-tetrahydrodipicolinate synthase, translated to MNLVTGSTTALITPFKNGKLDEQKYADLIRRQIKNGINAVCPVGTTGESATLSYDEDRICMEIAVSICKGTKTKVLAGAGSNSTAEAIEAALTAQKCGVDAIFSVAPYYNKPSQEGLYQHYKAIAESVPELPFMLYNVPGRTVVDISADTVIRLFDDVKNIYGIKEATGSIERTIELLSRRPELKVFSGDDAIDYAILACGGAGITSVTSNLLPDLKSQLVAKALSGDLGGAKALNDALFPINKALFLESNPVMIKAAMYVAGLIDTLEYRLPLVAPSSANLKQLENVMKNYTIAGA
- the pgsA gene encoding CDP-diacylglycerol--glycerol-3-phosphate 3-phosphatidyltransferase encodes the protein MINIPNILAFIRLLIAPVMFWIILNPQMFTDMGWHISWSYYIASFLFVIASVTDFFDGYVARELDQITIVGQILDPLADKMLTLAAFLGLMMSGAASAWAIYIIIVRELFITGLRTLSVSEGIDVSASMAGKVKTVAQMIAIGFLLMHWPFANVLLWIAVTLTIYSGAEYLVGFAKAYKGKL
- the cysS gene encoding cysteine--tRNA ligase, producing MTIYDSVQKTKLPFEPLIEGKVSLYVCGPTVYDDAHLGHAKSALVFDLLLRVLEAEGYDVLFARNITDIDDKIINKARELGISTTEIAERYTAAYRRDMSAIGVRPPTLEPKATESIDAMVEMIQKLLEKKHAYSISNGDIYFDTASDKGYLSLSNRQSNENVSRVEKVSEKRNEADFALWKAVHDEGVAFDSPFGRGRPGWHLECSAMIERYVRQGEGKYAIDIHGGGADLLFPHHENEAAQTRCATNHELARYWMHNGFVTIDGEKMSKSLGNSFFLKDALKSYDGEVLRFYLLSTHYRGDFNFNEEDLIASKKRLDKLYRLKKRLFGLTAESIDTEFKTSLLKVLGDDLNVSQGYALIDELITSANETLDANPKDKAFRQNLLSSLSTIETVLGFGGQNPFKYFQFGLDDASKAKIDDLVEKRSEAKKAKDFATSDAVRDELSAMGISIMDTANGTFWEIRD
- a CDS encoding quinone-dependent dihydroorotate dehydrogenase gives rise to the protein MFDYESLKPWLFKLQPESAHTLAAGLLSSASYCPPLFNGWMAKHFVSHPSLTQELFGRTFLNPVGLAAGFDKNATMFHGVMSMGFGFTEIGTLTPKPQEGNPRPRLWRHIEEESLQNAMGFNNDGLFRISHRLKNIYPFSTPIGVNIGKNKITPDDKAIKDYTTLIKALHEYADYMVINISSPNTPGLRDLQNEAFIAQLFSEAKALTDKPILLKIAPDMSEDQAVALCVHAVESGADGIIATNTTIDYSLVSEPEDIGGLSGEVLRERSFYIFDAIARELYGKTTLISVGGISTPEEAYRRIRAGASLVQIYTSLIFKGPEVIEEINSGLIDLLASDGFTSITEAIGADRQ
- a CDS encoding ABC transporter transmembrane domain-containing protein, translated to MKFSEIYQRYWPYIKGYKFQYAMVLIGILLTVTATAGTAHIMQPLMDNMFIKKEENMLYIIPTLLVGIYIIKSIGRYLQSVYNTYIGMHIVSRLRENLLDKIVHMDMQFLYTNRSGELISRITNDIARIQYFVSTMMPELIRESLTVIALIGYVIYLNATLAFWALFVMPVIIFPLLKITRRLKRLSHRSQEKNADLMTRLTEVFNNSEIIKANATENYEVTRFKNENEHFFKLNMKTTYTSELVSPLMEIIAAIGLAAVIFIGGQQVYSGAMSVGEFTAFLTAIGLVFQPLRRVSAIYSRIQDAQAASERVFHVFDIENEIKDGSITLDEPINYLQFNNVSLNFGEKTALSHIDLTIDRGQTVALVGQSGGGKSSLINLLLRFYDPTEGAISLNHQNLKSYTQNSLRNQIAAVSQRVYILQDTLAANVAYGSEIDEARVKDALRKADALEFTSALSEGIYTVMQEFGANLSGGQRQRIAIARAIYKHASLLILDEATSALDNESEKRIQGALNAYAQDKITLIIAHRLSTIEHADVILYFEEGQIIARGTHNELLETSESYRRLAGILGE
- a CDS encoding enoyl-ACP reductase; the protein is MSNMKGKTLVITGATKGIGQAIAEKFAQQGVNIAFTYNSNGETAAILAQDWESKYAIKARAYPLNILETDEFKPLFEAIDADFDRVDFFVSNAMIYGRPVVGGYGKFMRLKPRGLNNIYTATVNAFVVGTQEAAKRMEKVGGGAVVTMSSTGNLIYIENYAGHGTNKAAVEAMSRYAAVELGEMNIRVNAVSGGPIDTDALKAFTNYEEVKAETIKRSALNRMGSPNDIAGAVYFLCTEEASWITGQTIIVDGGTTFR
- a CDS encoding pitrilysin family protein, translating into MKIFIATILSLGTLMASSLPQYETKTLSNGLQVVAIPMDNGSQVISTDIFYQVGSRNEVMGKSGIAHMLEHMNFKSTKNLKAGEFDEEVKSVGGMNNASTGFDFTHYYIKSSSENLPKSLSLFSELMQNLNLKDEEFQPERNVVAEERRWRTDNNPMGYLYFRLFNSAYVYHPYHWTPIGFMNDIQTWTLEDIRSFHKTYYQPRNAILIVTGDIKPARVFEEVQKQFGTLNNTVDIPEKKIIEPEQDGARRVEIHKESEVEMLAISFPIPNFQHADQPKLSALSEMLSSGKSSRLNRVLVDEKRLVNQIYAYNMENSDPGVFLFLAVCNNGIKAEEVEKEIWNVIRGLQKKPVEKAELDKVKINTKADFIYSLESSTSVAELFGSYLARGDIAPLMHYEAAIEALNPEEIQKVAQQYLTSEKSTTLILRKGQK